The DNA segment CTGCTGGTAGTGGCATCCAGTGGGTAACCTCGTTGCTATATACGCGACCGAGCCAGATCCATTTGCCGACCGGTTTTCTTAAGTGCCTGCCGTCGTCGTAGTGACCAGCAAGCGCATTGCCGTTAGACGCAAAAATCACAGTCTTTCCATGCCTAGGCATACGCTCACTGCACGGTATCCAGCGCTGCGCACACGTCCCAGCCATCACCGCAGCCGGGTCAGCTAATTCCGGCGCTGCAAACACGCCAGGCGCTCCCGCTTTCATCTGCTCTGTTGCGTCTGATATGCGCTGTTCTGCGCCGGGGTATCGCGTTGACGCTGCGAGCATGGCGCTATAAATCACGCCAGGGCTATTACGGCCAGTCTCCTCCATGTATTCCTTGGCTGCCGCTGCTCCAGCTTTTACCATTTCCGTGGTTGCGTTTTCAGGCACCATCACGCAACCATCCGGGATTACCGGAGAGTTGCCAGCCAACAGGCGCTGAACAATCTCAATCATGTCGTCGGGCGGCACAGTGCTTGGGACATTCAGCGCCTTGCGCTGTTTTGCATAACGCAGCATGTGCTCAAGTTTGTCTCTGTTAATCATGATTTATCTCCCTTGAGCATTTCGGCGCGGCAGCGATTCCAACCCTCTGCCATCCATTTTCTGTGCGTATCAAGCGCCGGATTGTTGGCGTCAATTTCATCCGGCACTACCGGCGCAGCGGCGACAAAATTAGGCTCAGCATCCTGCACCAGCAAAACCAGCCTGTTTTTAACCATGCTGTGCTCCTGCACTGCGGACACAGTACCGAAATACCGATGTCCCGCATCCGCATCCCACGTGCTCACGTCTACTGATACAGACATGCCCTCGACCAGTTTTGCGATATCCGGCGCAGCGGTGGGCGCGCACAAAGCATCCTGGTATCGTTCCAGCCTCACGTATTCCTGCACAGCAAAGCCCGACGCGCGGCTGTCCGACGCATGTCGCGCATCTGCTGTGTATGAAATAGATATGCCACCGGGAGCAGTGATAGCAAAAAGGTCCGCAACCGGGAGAAATGTGTTTCTTTCTGGCTCTGGCTGCGCGTTGTTTGATTCCCCTGAGCGATTGTGAGCATTAATCCATTCCGACGCTGCGTAATGCCATCCAGCCGTAGCCGGGTTCTGGCCGTCGATTAAACGCCAGGCCTCAGCTATCAACTCGTATGCGCTGGTTGTTGTGTTATTCGCCATCGTTATTGCCTCCTGTGCGCAGTGCTGCCAGCCTAATTGCCGACTCGGTGATTTGGTCATCCTCGGTTTTTAGTGGCTCTAAATCGACCTCGCCGTGGCGTGCATCAATGACCCACCGCCCAAACGGAGTGATGCAACGGATGCCGTGCGGCAGCTTTCTGCACAGCCCCAACTCACAGAGCCGATTCATAGCCGGTTCGCCAATGTCGTAACCCTCGCCGTCCTCGCAGGTGTCATTAAATCGCAGCAGGGAGTCCAGGTCTTTTTCCTGCAAATTCGGCCATACGTTGTTATTCGCCATTGCTGCGGGCCTCCATAATCAACTTTTCCCACATCTTCAGAGCGTCTCGCGCATATTCCCCGGATAAGCCATCTTCGGCAGGGTGGTTAACGACTTCTTCCGCTGCCGTTAAAATCATTCTCACGATGTCACCGACTTCGCTAATCGGCTTATCAACAAAACCGTGCTCAAATGCAGCGGCCAGCCTGCTGGCTGCGTAATTAATCCCCTCTATGCGCGCCTTATTGCGCATATCTGCAATCGCTGCGTCGGTAGCCTTGATATCACTAAGCTCGATAATTAACCCGCCGTTGAGATAAGCAGGATTGTAAGGAGCCAAGCGACCAGATACGTGGGCGGTGAAAAATTCCCTGCACTGCTCCGCAACATGCTTTAAACCAGCATTCTCAGCCGCCAGCGCCTTAACAACCCGCGATATCTGCGCCAGCGCATATTCAGCCTGCGCTCTGCTCGGACAATCACAGATAGCTACACTCGTGTTGTCACTGTTACGCTGATAGACCGCGTAATACTCTGCGTGCTCATCGTCTACACGCTCACAGTCAGTGCTGCCGACGTTGCGTACACCACTGATGAAATATGTTTCTGTCTGTAGTTTGTTCATTAGTCATTCCTGTTTCGCCCAAAGCGGCCTCTGTAGTCGCGCAGGCGTTCGTCATTTTGCGGGGGGAGGTGAGGGCCACATATCTCGTAAGATGGCCGTGCCGCTGCTTTGAGATTGTCTTCCCACACAATCCGCGCCCAATGCATTTCACCTTGCTCTGCGTGACGCTCAGTTTTGCTCTTCAGCGGTGTCTCGCCGCGCCAACTCGCTTCCAGATGCGATTTCACTCTCGCCAGCACCTCTTCTTTCGTGCCGGAGCGGACTGGCGGGCGCAGATATCCCGCCCCGGGTAGAGGTGCTGGCATGGTTGGTCCTTATTTTTTAATCAGAAAGGGATGTCTTCGTCGAAGTTCATTGGTGGCTGATTCGACTGATTTTTTTGATGCGATGGTTTTTGTTGATGGGTTGTCTGTTGGCTATCAGTCTCACGTTTGCCGCCAAGCATCTGCATCACGCCGCCAATCTGCAGCACGTTTATCTCGGTGGTGTAACGCTCCTGACCGCTCTGGTCGGTCCACTTGCGGGTACGCAGCTGACCTTCAATATAAACCTGAGAGCCTTTACGCAGATATTCGCCAGCCACTTCAGCCAGCTTTCCGAACATCACCACTCGGTGCCATTCGGTCTGCTCTTTCATCTCACCGGTCTGCTT comes from the Enterobacteriaceae bacterium 4M9 genome and includes:
- a CDS encoding DUF551 domain-containing protein, with translation MINRDKLEHMLRYAKQRKALNVPSTVPPDDMIEIVQRLLAGNSPVIPDGCVMVPENATTEMVKAGAAAAKEYMEETGRNSPGVIYSAMLAASTRYPGAEQRISDATEQMKAGAPGVFAAPELADPAAVMAGTCAQRWIPCSERMPRHGKTVIFASNGNALAGHYDDGRHLRKPVGKWIWLGRVYSNEVTHWMPLPAAPAQEDN
- the ssb gene encoding single-stranded DNA-binding protein; its protein translation is MASRGINKVILVGNLGQDPEIRYLPSGGAVANMTLATSDSWRDKQTGEMKEQTEWHRVVMFGKLAEVAGEYLRKGSQVYIEGQLRTRKWTDQSGQERYTTEINVLQIGGVMQMLGGKRETDSQQTTHQQKPSHQKNQSNQPPMNFDEDIPF